GCCACCTCCTCGCCATGCCTGCCTTCACCTTTCCTCAGCAGGGTCTCCTTCCCATAGGCCAGGTGCTTCCACAGCCACTCCACGCATCTCCCCTCCAGGTAGGCCTTGTAGACGGGCGCGTTCCTCGTCTCAGCCTCCCACCGCCTCTGGGTATTTTGggcctcttcactggctgccgtcCAGGCGAGGGTCTCGTTGTCCAGGCTGAGGAAGTCCCTCCCGTCGTAGCCGTACTGCCAAAACCCGCCTTTGTGGCCATCTTGGAAAACCTCACAGCCGTACATGAGCTGCCAGATGTGAAGCCCTGAaagagatcacacacacacacacacacacacatatacacatgagccatcaatagggtggccatacgaaaaggaggaccgggctcctgtatctttaacagttgtattgaaaagagaatttcagcaggtgtcattcgtaggcatgcagcacctggtgaaattccctcttcatcaccacagttaaagctgcaggtgccctgccctcttttgaatccggtcactctagtatagctcctgcaactttaacggttgtgatgaagagggaatttcaccaggttctccatatatccaaatgacacctgcagaaatttccttttcaatacaactgttaaagatacaggagccctgtcctccttttcatagggtcaccctatataatcaATCAACCTAAGAATGGCTTTGGTGctgtttttctccccattctaaaaagttgaaatttcCCCCCTCAGAGGTTGAAATTCTTGCCCTAAATAAGAGCTTTGAGCTCAaatttgctggtattttttttttatctccgctcttttgactttggccccaCTGCAATGTGTGTCCCCCAAAaagcatctccaaaattgaatttggccttcagggtgAAAgaagttaatttttgtgaaccgcccagagagctccagctattgggcggtatagaaatgtaattaataaatcataataaataaattaataagaagtttatttatttatttatttatttaaggatttttatgccgccattcagccaaaaaaggctctcatggcggcttacaaaggtatttcttgacagtccctgcccacaggcttacaatctaaaagacatgacacaaaaggaaaggggattgggagggaggaggaggaggggggaaaggaaagcaaattcaggcactacaatcttagttggaaagttcagcagctacagataacagcaggagggagggggctctgagctggagctggacccaggcacggtggagaggtgcccggctgctgcttcctccctcactggtggcctctgcagagacagttggtagcaggagggaggaagttcaacacccctgagtaAAGGGGTCGGTGGGAAAAGTCTCTGCCCTATCTCTTCTGCCATAGTCAAATTGACTGTCGGCAGGGTGGCAGATGAAGCCTGGATccccctttttctccctcccagcaGCCTCCTTGCCCCAGGGAGAGACAAATATGTGGGGCGGGGCGGAAATCTGCAGACCACCCACCCTTCCCTCACCTCCGCCAGGATTCCTCAGGCCAGCCAGGTTGTCTCTGGACCACAGCTCAGCGTAGCGAAAGCTCTGGGTGTTCCTGTCCAAGTAGTGGGCGTCCTCCTTCACCATCTGCGCCATCCATCGCGCTCGGGACTCAGCCCTCCTCGTGCTGCCGTGGCTGTCGTAGTGGACAAAGAGCTGATCGTCCACGTACCCCACAGCGACGAAGCGGGGCAGCCCCTGGCTGGGCTCAGAGACAGACGTGTAGTAATAGCGCAGGGAGTGCGAGGAGGAACCTGCaaaggagacacagagagagGTCCGTCGGGGATCCGGACTGCTAAGAAATGCCAGGGCTTCCAGGGTCCAGTTTCCTTCGGACACTGGAGACTTAGGGCATTTCTGCAATATAAGGGACATTTACGCATACATGCAGgctgaacatttatttatctCAAAGATTTTAAACCTGACTTTCAGGGCACGTTTCTctcacaaggcagcttgcaatacaataaaacatgGAACACACAATTACAGAAATGCACAGCAGCAAATTATTTTTTATGTACCAAGTGCAGAGTTGTATAAATGTGTCCtcaggtttttttggttttttgtttaaagcCAGCACtgatatgagagcactcttcaaagacttaaaaggttgtcacacagaggagggccaggatctcttctcgatcctcccagagcgcaggacacggaataatgggctcaggttacaggaagccagattccagctggacatcaggaaaaacttcctgactgttagagcagtgcgacaatggaaccagttacctagggaggttgtgggctctcccacactcgaggccttcaagaggcagctggacaaccctctgtcagggatgctttagggtggattcctgcattgagcagggggttggactcgatggccttgtaggccccttccaactctgctattctatgattctatgatgctctgCATATCTCCAAAGAGCGTgcacggcccagagagcttcggctgatgggcagtataaaaatgtaatacataaataaagggcCCACCAGTGGGCCTGTGTGGGCCCTTGGTAGGTGCCCAATCATGTGTATCCTCAACGCtgctcaccacacacacaaaaatatactgTATGTTGTAGAGCTGCTAAAATGATAAAGGAGGTGGAACATCTCTACAAGGGAAGGTtataacatctgggattgttcatcttggaaaaaaatgaggctaagaggagacctgatagaggtatacaaaatgatgcatgatgtggagaatgtggatagggagacattttttcccctctctcaaaatactaaaacccaacggggtcatcccatgaagctaattggtgggagatccaggacaaataaaaggaagggcttcttcacacagcacagagttaaactatagaattcgctgccacaagatgtggtgatggccaccaatttggttggctttaaaagggggttggataaattcccagaggagaaggctaccaatggctactagccctgatggcaatgtgctacctccagcatctgaagcagtaagcctatatgcaccagttgctggggaacatgggcagaagggtgctgttgcacagtgtcctgcttgtgggtccctggtcgacagctggtcggccactgtgtgctggattagatggacccttggtctgatccagcagggctcttctgatgttcttatgatgagAGACAGAGTTGGTGGAGTTTTAaactgtattagggtgaccatattttggaaaccaaaaaggaggacaacatggtcgcctcccaagggggcgtgtccagtaccaagggggcgtgcccacctgaacatagccttggtcacatgtctgattttacagcacacatttaagacaaatctgttctacataacatcttaatgttaaaatcactgaaataaagaacaagtgagagattcaatgtatctgaaattaccttcactcactcctacttttgtaggttttgctgtactttgaagcttttgctatactctgtgtgttacattctccccttcccttccccagtcAGATactttctgactgtatcttcactcattgcaagctgctgttgttgttaacagggtttgctactggccccagatctgtttcaaatttggtatggctaaagctctacctaaaagctatcatggtgccaactttcagctctttatctttaaaaatgacagttttaaaaaataattttaaaacctcaatttaaaaaaaaatcctaaaaaatcaatggataaacggatctgtttcaaatttggtgtggctaaagctctacctaagagctaccattgtgccaagtttcatgtctttatcttaaaaaaatgacggagttataagcatttttgttaattcccgttAGAGCTGatgtttgaaaaaaatccggattcccctccccctcctggatttgccatcaaaaacccgggcaaatccaggcaaatctggacatatggtcaccttaactgtATAGTGTTttgttctgtgtttgtgtataatggcaatttgctaagacacaataaagaacctctccttctctctccctctccctctctctccctctctctctctccctctccctctctctctgttcttaTGACAGGGGTTCCAGTTTAGGAAGCAATTTCCGCTGATCAACACAGCAGAGCGGTAAAAGCAGCCAGGAACTTGGTTCAGACTGGTAAGATAAATAACACGATGACTAATTCACCCAGATTCATCACCAAGCTCAGAGAAGCAGcatcacattgtgtgtgtgtgtgtggggggggaaatgtcatCTATTTCCTTCACGCCAGTCTCAACTTCGTTCTTTTTTTGCTTGAGCGGTGAGCAAGCCCTGTGCAGCAGAACAGTGAAGGGCTCCCGGCTGCAAACGCCATACAAAACATCCGAGTCAGAGAACAGGGATTTGCAAAGGCCCTGGCTCCACCTCTGCCCCGCTGCAGAGCGACATCCCTCCCACTCCCAGGGTTAGACTGGGTGTGaatcctgccctccctcctccccgagCACATGGGGGCAGTGTtgtcttctcccccccaccccgccccgtaCTCACCAGGGCAACCCCCCAGCAGGAGCGCAGCAACCATCAGGAGTAAAAGAGACCACCGAAACGCCCTCATCGCGGTCTGAGTCGTACCTCTTCCTTAGGGTCACAATCCGCTTTCTGTCAGCTGCTAGTTCCCAGTTCCTTATTTGCACAGAAGTTCAAAACAGGTCAGTCAGTAAACCTAAGAAGAAATCAcccacatcttaatcacccacatgtttaggtttttttaaacagtttttaatgctttatgtgtatatgttccgtgttttagaattttaaattttattaatttattatttatgtatttatttattacatttctataccgcccaatagccggagctctctgggcagttcacaaaaattaaaaacattcgaagtataaaacaacagtataaaaccataatataaaatataatacaaaagcacaaccagataaaaacagcagcaatgcaaaattacaactttaaaacaccaagttaaaatgtatttatagactgttaaaatgctgggagaataaaaaggtcttcacctggcgtctaaaagcatataacgtaggtgccaagcgaacctccttagggagctcattccacagctggggtgccacagcagagaaggccctgctcctcctggtagccacctgcctcacttcctttggaagttttgtatactcgttttatcttaattttagaatttctgtaaaccgcccagagagccctggctatgggggcggtatataagtgcaataaataaataaatacgcaagTTTACATAACGCTGCACCCAAAATAAACTTTGGACTACCCCAAaatctccatgggggtgggggagacacggTTCCCTACTAAACAACACTACTTCTCTTCCAATGGAAGGGTTGTTTTGCCTAATGCTCTTTAAAGCgtggtcagggccggtgccagacttttTTGCGgcctaggcaaggtgaactactggcacccctcccccaaattgcaCGGAAATccaaacgtgtgcgccgagtggagagctggtactggctcactttgatttggaaccgagccgtctggaattcaccgggacttacttccgtgcgaacgcaacccgctatgcagcctggcatcccgatcccctccgcacatttactcgggggaataaggcttccgagtaaggaggcacaGGCGGATCAGGCctcactggtgcctcccggtgcaacgctttctcggatgcaagtcccgttgatccacacgcgcaggatcgggaagcaggagagtttgccttgcgaggagtccacaagtccctagctttcctgggggaagggagagggagtcccgcttgcccgcctgcctggacatcgcggcctgtttgaggagagcggtgaggcgacccggtgccctttcttcgggagtaaggcagaggctggcttgggccagggtcaagcttcttctggtggcggcctcccggctctgggagagtggcttccgggtagctagagcggctctgggagggtggcttccaggcggaagtccgaatgtggagctgtacccccactccagcatccctggcttcacttcagctgggttggtgcggggcgccatctcacccgcccaggcccagctgaatcctcgggccgggctggctcacagccaacaacgtgcgtgagtgctgcgtggcaaccagcgcccctcttagcttggcgctctaggcggctgcctgagtggcctctatggtagcaccggccctgagcgtGGTGAGCCCAGAGGACAAGTAAAATAAAGGAATGGGGGTATAAACCCCACAATAAGCTTTGGGACACCCCAAATGTTCCATCCAACACATCCCAGAGGCTCTGTTGTAGGAGAGGTCCTTGAATCGGGGCTGGCCACACATGTCCCCCCTATGCCAATGGTAGCCAGAATACGTAGTGGGGCTGTGCACCCGACGATAAGCTTTGGGCCAAATGTTGCACCCACACATCCTGGAGAGTTTCCTGTACAAGGCGACATTGAATCCCATCTTGCCCAATTCTTTCTTTAAGTGCAAGATCTTTGTGTACCCACCCCAATCATAGCCCAAAGAAGCAGAAAATAATaaggaactgtgtgtgtgtgtgtgtgtgtgtgtgtgtgtgtgtgtgtgtgtgtatgttacaCTCCACAAAATGCTTTGGGCCACATCCAGCTCATGGGCCCACACATGCAGAAGAGTGTTCTCTGTGAGCTGGCATTGAATCGGGATCagacctcctcttccttttcgaCTTTCGCGTCCCAACTGCACTTTTCCAATTTTTACGGTGCATGCAAAGTCTACGGCCGGGCTTTCAAGATAAGCTTCACATTTACCATTTTGAGTCCATtttgtctcctctgaatgaatgcttagaggcggcaATGGGCTgg
This window of the Elgaria multicarinata webbii isolate HBS135686 ecotype San Diego chromosome 3, rElgMul1.1.pri, whole genome shotgun sequence genome carries:
- the LOC134396434 gene encoding RLA class I histocompatibility antigen, alpha chain 11/11-like, with product MRAFRWSLLLLMVAALLLGGCPGSSSHSLRYYYTSVSEPSQGLPRFVAVGYVDDQLFVHYDSHGSTRRAESRARWMAQMVKEDAHYLDRNTQSFRYAELWSRDNLAGLRNPGGGLHIWQLMYGCEVFQDGHKGGFWQYGYDGRDFLSLDNETLAWTAASEEAQNTQRRWEAETRNAPVYKAYLEGRCVEWLWKHLAYGKETLLRKEPPVGKVTRKPASHGKETLVCQAHGFYPKEIDATWTRDGDIMDHVTFRRSVAPNSDGTYHLRISIEIDPMERDRYRCHVDHAALREPLVLACGEPAATVGAILEAVAVVLVAAGIIFLLSKKTLEAFETWREKRGYKAVSRKELLPVSNVRLLI